Proteins encoded together in one bacterium window:
- a CDS encoding TIGR03557 family F420-dependent LLM class oxidoreductase, with translation MPEFAYFCGTEQFQPETLLDHAAEAERAGFDAIAVSDHFHPWVDDASAAAFVWGWLGAAAARTTRVRLSTQVTCPLFRYHPALVAQAAATTDRLSGGRFALGVGSGEGINERPLGWEFPGPKERRGRMAEAVAIMRRLMDGEKLDFAGEFYQTRKAKLYSPPVHRVPIWMSAGAPLAAKLAGRAADGVIVSVKVPAEAREQVIDPCFDAAREAGRPKPALVAQRWSILARDEDEAWQALRAWRGLRVEGRLEELDPAVLRERADGMDRREIIGKYAWARTTEELVEVYRPLVETGADVVTIQVTSVDQRATIARVGAEVLPALRRLASRA, from the coding sequence ATGCCCGAGTTCGCCTATTTCTGCGGCACCGAACAGTTCCAGCCGGAGACGCTCCTCGATCACGCGGCGGAGGCGGAGCGCGCCGGGTTCGACGCGATCGCGGTGTCGGACCACTTCCATCCCTGGGTCGACGACGCGTCGGCCGCGGCGTTCGTGTGGGGATGGCTCGGCGCGGCCGCGGCCCGGACGACGCGCGTGCGCCTCTCCACCCAGGTGACGTGCCCGCTCTTCCGCTACCATCCGGCGCTCGTCGCGCAGGCCGCCGCGACGACGGATCGGCTGTCCGGCGGCCGCTTCGCGCTCGGGGTCGGCAGCGGCGAGGGCATCAACGAGCGACCGCTCGGCTGGGAGTTTCCCGGGCCGAAGGAGCGCCGAGGCCGCATGGCCGAGGCGGTCGCGATCATGCGCCGCCTCATGGACGGTGAGAAGCTGGATTTCGCCGGCGAGTTCTACCAGACGCGCAAGGCGAAGCTCTACAGCCCGCCGGTCCACCGCGTGCCGATCTGGATGTCGGCCGGCGCACCGCTCGCCGCGAAGCTGGCGGGACGCGCCGCCGACGGCGTCATCGTCAGTGTGAAGGTGCCCGCGGAGGCGCGGGAGCAGGTCATCGATCCGTGCTTCGACGCGGCGCGGGAGGCGGGCCGGCCCAAGCCGGCGCTCGTCGCGCAACGGTGGTCGATCCTGGCCCGCGACGAGGACGAGGCGTGGCAGGCGTTGCGGGCGTGGCGCGGCCTTCGGGTCGAGGGCCGGCTCGAAGAGCTGGATCCGGCGGTCCTGCGCGAGCGCGCCGACGGAATGGACCGGCGTGAAATCATCGGCAAGTACGCGTGGGCGCGCACCACCGAAGAACTGGTCGAGGTCTACCGCCCGCTCGTCGAAACCGGCGCCGACGTCGTCACGATCCAGGTGACGTCCGTGGACCAGCGCGCGACAATCGCCCGCGTCGGCGCGGAAGTGCTGCCGGCGCTGCGGCGCCTCGCCTCTCGGGCGTGA
- the cofE gene encoding coenzyme F420-0:L-glutamate ligase, with the protein MTQVALLAVPGFPEIGPGTDLPALIARTLRAADLAPAVGDALVIAQKVVSKAEGSVVDLTAVRPGPEALRLAEAIGKDPRLVEVVLRESTRVVRAQNGVLITEHRLGFISANAGVDHSNVGLGPDVVSLLPRDPDASARAIRDALRAAFGVSVAVVINDSHGRPHREGAVGVCIGAAGFEPVVSLVGRPDLYGYTMRTSSEAIADELAGAATLVQGQCAEATPVVLIRGLALPESSNAAAVRLLRDPARDLFR; encoded by the coding sequence GTGACTCAGGTCGCGCTCCTTGCCGTGCCGGGTTTCCCGGAGATCGGGCCGGGGACCGATCTTCCGGCGCTGATCGCCCGGACGCTGCGCGCCGCCGACCTCGCGCCCGCCGTCGGGGACGCGCTCGTCATCGCCCAAAAAGTCGTCAGCAAGGCCGAGGGCAGCGTCGTGGACCTGACCGCGGTGCGGCCGGGACCGGAGGCCCTGCGCCTCGCGGAGGCGATCGGGAAGGATCCGCGCCTGGTCGAAGTCGTGCTGCGCGAGTCCACGCGCGTCGTGCGCGCCCAAAACGGCGTGCTCATCACCGAGCACCGCCTCGGCTTCATCTCGGCGAACGCCGGCGTCGACCACAGCAACGTCGGACTCGGGCCCGACGTGGTGAGCCTGCTGCCGCGCGACCCGGACGCCTCCGCCCGCGCGATTCGCGACGCGCTGCGCGCCGCCTTCGGAGTTTCGGTCGCGGTCGTGATCAACGACAGCCACGGCCGCCCGCACCGCGAAGGCGCGGTCGGCGTGTGCATCGGCGCGGCGGGCTTCGAACCCGTCGTGAGCCTCGTCGGCCGTCCGGACCTGTACGGCTACACGATGCGCACCTCGAGCGAGGCGATCGCCGACGAACTCGCCGGCGCGGCCACGCTCGTGCAGGGCCAGTGCGCCGAGGCGACGCCGGTCGTGCTGATCCGCGGCCTCGCGCTGCCCGAGAGCTCGAACGCGGCGGCCGTGCGCCTCCTCCGCGATCCCGCGCGAGATCTATTTCGATAA